The Lolium rigidum isolate FL_2022 chromosome 2, APGP_CSIRO_Lrig_0.1, whole genome shotgun sequence genomic interval agaggtcaaagatatccctctcaagcaaccctgcaattacgatacaagaagtctcttgtatccccaacacacccaatacacttgtcagatgtataggtgcactagttcggcgaagagatagtaaaatgcaagtgatatggatgaatatgagtggcaataacaatctgaaataaatatggcagcaaataaacatgcagtaaaacagtaaataaacggtaattcgatgtttggaaacaaggcctggggatcatactttcactagtggtcactctcaacaatgatatcataaaggaatataaatataagcacttcactatgctactctgaactactctccggttggataacgaacgctaattcaccgtgtaggactgcaaaagaaaaccttaaagatatattcccaagtactaatgaacaccccacactgtactttgagcattcataggaggtactaacagacCACAAtttatagagacatccaactcaaatcataattcagtgaacaagtattatgtgaaatatagcctaagagacccacacggtgcacacactccacctttacacacgtgggacaaggagtctccggagatcatatAAGTAAAATCTACTTaattagcataacgacatctagactacaaagctcatggtcacataaagatcacaccatgggagagagagataaatcacatagctaccggtacagccctcagccccgggggaaaactactccctcctcatcatgggagtcagcaacgacaatggagatggcggtggagtcgatggatatGGCTCCGGGAGCTAttctccgtcccggcagggtgccgaaaaaaGAGACTTATGTCTCTCGAATCTTGTCTGCAACGGCGgtggagctacagaactttttgtgggcgaaGGCTGGTATATCTAGGGTTTTTACGtcaggagctttatataggcggaagggcgaggtcggtggaggcctagTGGCCCCAAACctaccctaggcgtgggccaggtccaggctgcacctaggggtggtttgggcgccctgctgcgcctcttcgaccccccttcgaacttcatcttcgtttcggtaaaatattgacttcggcttttgtttcgtccaatttcgagaatatttcctgtacaacttttcttaaatacaaaaacaatagaaaacaggaaactgacactgtgacatcttgttaataggttagtgccggaaatcatgtaaaagtgcaacaaagtgtaagcaaaacatatatgaattggtgtaaaacaagcatggaggcatcaaaaattatagatacgtttgagacgtatcacccaccgagctctatttttttccttggcgCAGTTGGGCCATCCTGGACTTGAACCACAAACCTCGCCACAACGTATCATAGAGCTAGAAAAAAAAATTAGATGAAACAAGGGGACCTCAATACTCCAAGCCAGTGATGGCTCTCAGTGCATGTAAAATTTTCCGATCCACCCTTGCTTGTACCCTGGTTACCGTGTTGCCTTGTGGTTATGCACCTTCTCCTTAGAACCTTTGCATTTTTCAAGTTGCAATGCAGTCAAGAAAGAGAGGGGATGTTGCCGGCGCGGAAATATATGCTCATTACATCCAGTGGCTGAGCTTAGTGAAAACTGCAGGGGTGAACACAATTTACGACAGTTTGTGGGACAAAGGACTAAAAAATTGATGTAAGCCCTTCccaaattttttttgtcaaaacttGGTCAAAAGATGGGGGTGGTGGCCCGCCGAATGAGCCCGGAATCTAACTTGCTACCATCAAGCACCACCTTCTCAGGTTGTGGCTTAGGAAAGTCAACGACGATTCCCTCTGAATCAGGAAGAACCAAACAATGAGACGCGCAATGAAGTAAAACTGCAACCACTACGCCCGTTGAAGCCTGATGTGTAGGAAGCCTCCCATTGTGACGCAAGAGGGGATCACTGGCCACGCCCCGTTTTTTTTTTAATAATGGGTGTTTTATTACTCATAAAAAGCAATTACACCTAATCTCTGCATAGCTaaaatgcacacagccgttcaataAGTCTTAAAAGTCCGGAGTGCTAAAAATAGCGAATTACATATTAGACATGAGCAAATGTAAAACGCCTAGGTGAAGGCGGAgacccaatccgtagattatgctgccacccatgtagggaaaaagtatccctcgccgtatccttcaACCATGTACATACCCTCGTAATCAGGTCGCGGTTCTCCACCTTCTGCAGCGTAAATAGGCCCCCGTTGTAGGATCAGCAGCGTGAATCACCGGGATCAAGTCACACAACATAGATCTAAGACAACATTACATGGGTTTGAATCGATCTTGATGGGACGGTGCTTAATCATGTAATTGAACATAGCTGGTTAGTCGTCTCCCATTTGATCAACATTGCAGGTTTTTCTTCTGGCAAGGAAGCGGTCGGAAGGTGCAGTACACAACAAGAACATAGCTGGTTAGTACTGTCCCGTTTGGTCAACATTGCAGGATTTACTCATCCAAGCAAGCGCCCGGAAGGTGCAGTACATAACAAAAACAAGCAAATAAAGGTAAACATTTTTAAAAACGAAATGTGATGTTAGTAAAAGCACACATTTTCCTAAAAGGGGAATTACCCAGCTTTTGCATCAAAGTGATGCATataacttgtattttatttattcaaCAAAGACCGGTAAAAGCCTTACAACGAACATGTGGAATGCTAGACTTCCTTTGGCAGCATTAGGCCGGATCCTTTGAACTTGTGCTTGGTAATCTCATCGACCTTTTGGCCCATCTCCAGCGTGAGGTAGTTGGACCAGTCTCCGACCACACCGCGTCGGAAGAAGATCTCGTTGGGCATGGGAATCTCGGTCATCTCGGTCGTCCCCGTTTGGTTCACCTCCTGCTTGACCATGTTCTTCATGGCACAGGCCTCCACGATGTCCTTGTCCACCCCAGTCCCTTTCTCCTCCGGCGTGAAGGGGCGTCCGATGAACTCGGCGAGGCGTCGCAGCTGTCCGAGCGTGTCAGCAGTGAGCTCCTTGTAGGTGAGGAAGAGCACCTGATCGGGCCGCTCGACGTGCCACCGCCAGTAGCTCAGCACATGGTCCCAAAATGTCCCAAACAGCGAGACCCCGTCGCAAAACATGCCGAGCGCCTCGTCGATGTCCATTGGGGTCAGCATGTTCATGAAGTGCCACAACGACACGAAACAGTCCTTCGGGTCACGGCTCAAGTACACCACCTGCATGCATAATAGAATTATTTTTCAGTACAAAATTGGTGTTGTGGCACAAGCGCACCGTCATAGCCATTCGTAGCTAATTTCCAATTATCATCTAACCCTTGGGGTCAAAAACACCATAAGGTGGAAATTCACTAACGATGGCAACTACTCCTATTCCTCgacctacaagatggaatttgaatGGAATTTGAATCCACAATCAAAAACCCCTCAATGTCACGATTCGTTGGTTCTGCAATAGAATTTGGATGGTAGATCGTTTGATACGAATAGGTTAGCCAAATTGTGAAAAATTACCATTTGTGCAATGAAGTCCAAGAGTCGGCCGGCCTCTCATCTCCTCTACAAGTGCCGTTTCACCATCCAAATTTGGAATGCAATCCTGCCTTAGTTTGGCCAACATGACATAGACACGTCTCTTTGGGCAGACGAAGCTACCATTCAAGATTGgtggatgactatgacactgatgcatGGCAACGGTAGGATGGCAATGGCGTAGGTGCCTATGCTTGTATGTTGGGAGGTTTGGAAAGAGAAGAGAGCGCAAGGGTCTTATGCAACCACGTGTCCCCAACACCAACAATTATTGGGAAGATCAAAGATGAAGCTAGGATGTGAAACTTAGCCGGGAAAATGTTTAGGCAATGTAATCTCGGGAGTGTAGGTATGCGTGTTTAAAGTCCTAGGATTTATCCTACGCATATGTTCCAACCCTCTTCTCAATCAATGGCCATCATGCTTCAttaggaacccatactaaaagatCCTTTTGTGTGTAGAAATTGCACCATCTTTTGTTGTTTTCAGCCTTTACCGCTTGCAAGGGTAGTAGAAAGCATTTGAATTCTTGATGtttcaaaaagaagaagaaaaaccacCGTAGCTAGAAATGCACCTTGCAGCCCGAGGCGGCGACGGATGGTGGCAGCGACTGGGCGGGGATGTGCGTTCCGAAGAGCCGCGGCGCGGGGAGGACGCCGAGGTCCGGGATCCGCTCCTTGGTGTACACCTGTGTCTCGAGGGAAGGCACGAGGTGGTGAGAGTTGTGGGAGGTGAGCTGCTGGAGTATAGACGATCTGTCCACGGTGCGGTGCGCCACCGCGTAGAGAAGCGCCTTGATCCAGGTAGTCCCGGACTTGGGGATGGTGGCGACGAGCACGTCGGTGTCGCGCGCCTCGAAGTGCCTGTGCGCGACGAGGGCGCCGACCATCACCGGCAGGGCCGTGTACCAGCCGTCCGGGTGGCGGTGGAAGTCCATGACGATTCCGCTGGCGGCGGCCTCGTAGGTGGACGACACCACCTGCGCGAGCTGCTCGTAGGTTTCCTTGTGGGATTCTGCGTCCTTGGCTTCTGACGTCAAGACACCGGCGGCCAGATGGGTGGAGGGAGGGGCCATGACGAAACTTGCAATGTAGCTTCTATGGTGCTGTAACCTGTATTGTGTAACCGATAGAGAGCTTAGTGCACATTTATACACTAAATGTCTTGCTTAGTCAACTTTGCTAGCTTTGTCCAGTTCATTTCTTGCGGGTTTGACGAAAGGATCGCTTCGTGAACTCAGCAAATCGGGCAGGAAACTTATCTATAACGAGCAGTTAGCTGTTCACGCAGCTGCTTTTGTGGACGAATTTGTAAATCCAATCAAGCTCATACATACACGCCTCTATCATTGGCTCATTTCGCTGTGCTCCCAGCGTAGTTGACATTGCATATTTACGCAAGAGATACGATCCGATCGTGTGCTTTCCTGTAGATGTGCAAATTAATTTAGCCACCAAAATCTTCATGCGTCATCCAGGAGACAAGGAGCGCAGATTAATTAAGGCCACGCTCATAGTTTCTTGGGCTAGAGGGATAGACACGCACGAATCGCATGGGAGTAG includes:
- the LOC124690501 gene encoding cytosolic sulfotransferase 5-like, which codes for MAPPSTHLAAGVLTSEAKDAESHKETYEQLAQVVSSTYEAAASGIVMDFHRHPDGWYTALPVMVGALVAHRHFEARDTDVLVATIPKSGTTWIKALLYAVAHRTVDRSSILQQLTSHNSHHLVPSLETQVYTKERIPDLGVLPAPRLFGTHIPAQSLPPSVAASGCKVVYLSRDPKDCFVSLWHFMNMLTPMDIDEALGMFCDGVSLFGTFWDHVLSYWRWHVERPDQVLFLTYKELTADTLGQLRRLAEFIGRPFTPEEKGTGVDKDIVEACAMKNMVKQEVNQTGTTEMTEIPMPNEIFFRRGVVGDWSNYLTLEMGQKVDEITKHKFKGSGLMLPKEV